One genomic window of Elaeis guineensis isolate ETL-2024a chromosome 2, EG11, whole genome shotgun sequence includes the following:
- the LOC105045460 gene encoding AP-3 complex subunit delta-like — translation MAGGSSSSTAPAPSLVDSLFQRSLDDLIKSLRSQPAGAEPTLLSRALAEIRREIRSSDPDTKAIALQKLTYLSSLHGLDASWAAFHALELLPSPSPLHKRLAYLAASLSFHPSTTDVLPLSTHQLRKDLSPSSPPPFSSLALHLLSLSASPDLARHLAPDLLPLLSSRSSPPSPLRPKAAAAALRALSVCPDVVPHLFKPLVDCLSSPDPRVVSAAVGAFAELASSGDPSSYLPLAPEFYRLLADSRSNWILIKLLKIFARLAPLEPRLAARLVDPLCDLLRRSSAQSLVFECVRTVFSGLPDHDGAVRLAVDKVKDFLASADDPNLRYLGLRALSMLGPRHSWAVEESREAVIRSLADPDPNIRREALRLIMGMVFDSNVFEISILLVNYALKSDPIFANEILDAVLTTCGRNVYELIVDFDWYVSLLGEMARNPHCTRGEEIERQLVDIGLRVRDARPELVRVARDLLIDPALLGNPFLCRILSAAAWVSGEYVEFSRNPLELVEALLQPRTSLLPPLVRAVYIQAVFKVLVFCFNTYIDRLEISRLSSLGNSTTGGASSIIESKSTAAASCIADGTTGIESNDGIAIGDKPASLFSSIENKDPFTCESLTNMLILIETAVDPLAENDEVEVQERTRNVLGLIHMLREIPTWKTEEQGFIKDNRIGEIVNLLQSMFSEELGPVSVNAQKRVPVPEGLVLEENLANLAWTLAEDDTAPFMSISFSLRSHQHGETKDNAASSVQSTSLLAEHRKRHGLYYLPAEKDGTESNDYPRANDPLLPASQGDVSEDLVKLTDQSLIPRKVKHTKPRPVVIKLDEGDGVSTSPSTTVKESKDDLLSGAIHDVLLGKERKPSSSQKKYSDKSSRRRVKDVSDNGESVSLSKEKLDLGDREHRSSGSRRSKHRSHGKERHTSPQKNDEKEEKNHRNSTRSSHHHERHKHRQRGEALLDVAPQAPVIQDFLL, via the coding sequence ATGGCGGggggctcctcctcctccactgcCCCCGCCCCATCCCTGGTGGACTCGCTGTTCCAGCGCTCTCTGGATGACCTGATCAAGTCCCTCCGATCCCAGCCTGCCGGCGCCGAGCCCACCCTCCTCTCCCGCGCCCTCGCCGAGATCCGCCGCGAGATCCGCTCGTCGGACCCCGACACGAAGGCCATCGCCCTCCAGAAGCTCACCTACCTCTCCTCCCTGCACGGCCTCGACGCCTCCTGGGCCGCCTTCCACGCCCTCGAGCTCCTaccctccccctccccccttcACAAGCGCCTCGCCTACCTCGCCGCCTCCCTCTCCTTCCACCCCTCCACCACCGACGTCCTCCCCCTCTCCACCCACCAGCTCCGCAAGGACCTCTCCCCTTCCTCCCCTCCCCCCTTCTCCTCCCTCGCCCTccacctcctctccctctccgctTCTCCAGACCTCGCCCGCCACCTCGCCCCCGatctcctccccctcctctcATCTCGCAGTTCTCCCCCCTCTCCTCTCCGCCCAAAGGCTGCCGCCGCTGCCCTCCGCGCCCTCTCCGTCTGCCCCGACGTCGTTCCCCACCTCTTCAAGCCCCTCGTCGACTGCCTCTCCTCCCCCGACCCCCGCGTTGTCTCCGCCGCCGTCGGCGCCTTCGCCGAGCTTGCCTCATCCGGTGACCCCTCCTCCTACCTTCCACTCGCCCCCGAGTTCTACCGCCTTCTCGCCGACTCCCGCAGCAACTGGATCCtcatcaagctcctcaagatcttcgCCCGCCTCGCCCCTCTAGAGCCCCGCCTCGCCGCCCGCCTCGTCGACCCCCTCTGCGACCTCCTCCGCCGCTCGTCCGCCCAGTCCCTCGTCTTCGAGTGCGTCCGCACTGTTTTCTCCGGCCTACCCGACCACGACGGCGCCGTTCGCCTCGCCGTCGACAAGGTCAAGGATTTCCTCGCCAGCGCCGATGACCCCAACCTCCGCTACCTGGGTCTGCGCGCCCTCTCCATGCTTGGCCCGCGGCATTCCTGGGCCGTGGAAGAGAGCCGGGAGGCCGTGATCCGGTCCCTCGCCGACCCCGACCCCAACATACGCCGTGAGGCCTTGCGcctcatcatggggatggtgttcGACAGTAACGTCTTTGAGATCTCCATTCTCCTGGTCAACTACGCGTTGAAGTCCGACCCCATTTTCGCCAACGAGATACTCGACGCAGTGCTCACCACCTGCGGGAGGAATGTGTACGAGCTGATCGTGGATTTCGATTGGTATGTTTCGCTCCTCGGGGAGATGGCCAGGAACCCGCATTGCACCAGGGGGGAGGAGATCGAGCGGCAGCTCGTGGATATCGGGCTGAGGGTCAGGGATGCGAGGCCGGAGCTTGTCCGCGTGGCTCGAGATCTCTTGATCGATCCTGCTCTGCTCGGGAACCCATTTCTCTGCCGGATACTGTCTGCGGCTGCTTGGGTTTCGGGGGAGTACGTCGAGTTCTCGAGGAATCCATTGGAGCTTGTGGAGGCACTGCTGCAGCCGAGGACCAGTCTTCTCCCTCCTTTGGTGAGAGCTGTTTATATTCAAGCAGTGTTTAAAGTTCTCGTCttttgtttcaatacatatatcGATCGACTGGAAATCAGTCGACTTTCATCTCTTGGCAATTCAACCACTGGAGGTGCGTCCTCCATTATAGAATCTAAGAGTACCGCTGCTGCTAGTTGCATTGCTGATGGAACTACGGGGATTGAGAGCAATGATGGCATTGCTATTGGTGACAAGCCAGCCTCTTTATTCAGTTCGATAGAGAATAAAGATCCCTTTACATGCGAATCTCTTACAAACATGTTAATTTTGATCGAAACGGCAGTTGATCCACTAGCAGAGAATGATGAAGTGGAGGTTCAGGAGCGGACAAGGAATGTGCTTGGTTTGATTCACATGTTACGAGAGATTCCAACTTGGAAGACTGAGGAGCAGGGCTTTATAAAAGATAACAGGATTGGTGAAATTGTGAACCTTCTGCAATCAATGTTTTCTGAAGAGCTAGGTCCCGTTTCTGTGAATGCTCAGAAGAGAGTTCCTGTACCTGAGGGTCTTGTTCTTGAGGAAAATCTTGCTAATCTTGCCTGGACATTAGCTGAGGATGATACTGCTCCATTCATGTCAATTTCATTTTCCCTTCGAAGTCATCAACATGGGGAAACAAAGGATAATGCTGCATCATCAGTTCAGTCAACATCTCTGCTTGCCGAACACCGTAAACGGCATGGATTGTATTACCTTCCTGCAGAGAAAGATGGGACTGAATCGAATGATTACCCACGTGCCAATGATCCTCTGTTGCCAGCCAGTCAAGGTGATGTATCTGAGGACCTTGTAAAGCTCACTGACCAATCACTGATTCCCAGAAAGGTAAAGCACACAAAACCACGGCCTGTAGTGATAAAACTGGATGAAGGTGATGGTGTCTCAACTTCTCCTTCGACAAcagtgaaggaatcaaaagatGATTTGCTATCTGGTGCAATACATGATGTTCTTTTGGGCAAAGAACGCAAACCATCATCATCGCAAAAAAAATATTCAGACAAATCTTCCCGAAGAAGAGTCAAAGATGTATCGGATAATGGTGAATCTGTTTCTCTGTCAAAAGAGAAGCTAGATTTGGGTGATAGAGAACATCGGAGCTCAGGTTCTAGGAGGAGCAAACATCGTAGTCATGGTAAAGAAAGACATACAAGCCCTCAGAAGAATGACGAGAAGGAAGAGAAAAATCATAGGAACTCAACAAGGAGCAGTCATCATCATGAAAGACATAAGCATAGGCAAAGAGGGGAGGCTCTTCTAGATGTGGCTCCACAGGCACCAGTTATCCAAGATTTCCTTTTGTGA